In a single window of the Salvelinus alpinus chromosome 15, SLU_Salpinus.1, whole genome shotgun sequence genome:
- the LOC139539544 gene encoding roquin-1-like isoform X1 has product MPVQAPQWTEFLLCPICTQLFEESLRKPISLGCGHTVCKMCLNKLHRKACPFDQTAIATDIELLPVNTALLQLVGGQVPKRQSTTLVTGAEDIAHYEEASECVEELAQYLKPLSNSRGVGLSTSSAQSSLSRPMQRKLVTLVHCQLVEEEGRVRATRAARSLGERTVTELILQHQNPQQLSSNLWAAVRARGCQFLGPAMQEEALKLVLLALEDGSALSRKVLVLFVVQRLEPRFPQASKTSIGHVVQLLYRASCFKVTKRDEDSSLMQLKEDFWTYEALRREHDSQIVQIAMEGGLRIAPDQWSSLLYGDQSHKSHMQSIIDKLQTPASFAQSVQELTIALQRTGDPANLNRLRPHLELLANIDPSPDSPPPTWELLDTGLVAVKTVVHGLVDFIQNHSKKGSDPQQPPQHSKYKTYMCRDMKQKGGCPRGTSCTFAHSQDELEKYRKMNKRLAARRPLSLSLTQLNEVGLLPEEVGMLEGLAHKGLTNGMVASVTGSALPQLISRGADPSYEPMMRKPQSQGSLSAPSSPPDLLDPVPNRAMAHPRMAVDHLAMHKQMPRRPSMYPPQQGELFYPPEPRAPPSALQYEASQNAPGNPPYPYQPSQYPPQPRYVRNPPPTNDPALPPYPGTYPQERQCPPQPSSSHFSNANPQGFAPPPHYDGRRHPAYPPPPPHSYPHREDPSMPADEASRERYLPEGYHPSGPHPSHMRPYTPRESYNRPQPTPSLDYLHRRRQEIMAQLEDGKQVTPPPFAPSPTLPHHYESNYTQEQQQYLENSQAFSKYREPDYASQYSPWSCDTIGSYIGSKEGKSRDSMERMNAEGKGVEGRRRAAEARDDDPIIPFGSLPTVSRFGVISRTPKTGYLTAGPGQAMTLSQGTNGPKHGAATGTGRTRTPFGFCSVRCISQSLTGSCCPPAGWGAAGYSQPSQAHLSERPVKEREQLTMELQQVNQQINKQTAQADHPSPEEWSSGSVSSQQLSLELHHVEREIGKRTRQIALEHLVSHDGNGAYKLKPTENGQRAEHSLVLSEGCNGPSGVLQDGSVSSGGLSCLTSKTSSLSLSADPIAGGTDRKTNGVVHLCS; this is encoded by the exons GTGCCCAAACGGCAGTCTACCACCTTGGTGACAGGGGCAGAGGACATAGCCCACTATGAGGAAGCCAGTGAGTGTGTGGAGGAGCTGGCTCAGTACCTGAAACCCCTGAGCAACAGCAGAG gtgtggggTTGAGCACCAGCAGCGCCCAGAGTTCTCTGAGTCGGCCTATGCAGAGGAAGCTGGTGACCCTGGTGCACTGTCagctggtggaggaggagggccgGGTGAGGGCCACGCGGGCGGCCAGGTCTCTGGGGGAGCGCACCGTCACTGAGCTCATTCTGCAGCACCAGAACCCCCAGCAGCTCTCCTCCAACCTGTGGGCTGCAGTCAGGGCAAGGGGCTGCCAGTTTCTCGGCCCAG CGATGCAGGAGGAGGCTCTGAAGCTGGTGCTTTTGGCTCTGGAGGACGGCTCCGCTCTATCTAGGAAGGTCCTGGTGCTGTTTGTGGTTCAGAGGTTAGAGCCACGCTTCCCCCAGGCCTCCAAGACAAGCATAGGCCACGTGGTGCAGCTCCTCTACAGGGCCTCCTGCTTCAAG GTGACCAAGCGTGATGAGGACTCGTCCCTGATGCAGTTGAAGGAGGACTTCTGGACGTACGAGGCGCTGCGGCGCGAACACGACTCCCAGATCGTCCAGATCGCAATGGAGGGGGGCCTCCGCATCGCCCCTGACCAGTGGTCTTCCCTGCTCTACGGGGACCAGTCACACAAGTCCCACATGCAGTCCATCATTGACAAG ttgcaGACGCCAGCGTCGTTTGCTCAGAGTGTTCAGGAGCTGACCATCGCCCTGCAGAGGACAGGTGACCCGGCCAACCTGAACCGCCTGCGACCACACCTGGAGCTGTTAGCCAACATCGACCCAAGTCCAG ACTCCCCTCCCCCCACGTGGGAGCTGCTGGACACGGGCTTGGTGGCAGTGAAGACTGTGGTACACGGCCTGGTGGACTTCATCCAGAACCACAGCAAGAAGGGGAGTGACCCACAACAG CCACCCCAGCACAGTAAATACAAGACGTACATGTGTCGGGACATGAAGCAGAAGGGGGGCTGTCCTCGAGGAACCAGCTGCACCTTCGCTCACTCTCAGGACGAGCTAGAGAA GTACCGTAAGATGAACAAGCGTCTGGCTGCCCGCCGGCCCCTCAGCCTATCCCTGACGCAGCTGAACGAGGTTGGCCTATTGCCCGAGGAGGTGGGGATGCTGGAGGGGCTGGCACATAAGGGCTTGACGAATGGCATGGTGGCGTCGGTCACAGGCTCCGCCCTGCCCCAGCTCATCTCCCGCGGTGCCGACCCCTCCTACGAGCCCATGATGCGGAAGCCCCAGTCCCAGGGAAGCCTCAGTGCCCCCAGCTCTCCTCCAGACTT ACTGGACCCTGTGCCCAATCGGGCCATGGCCCACCCCAGGATGGCAGTGGACCACCTGGCCATGCACAAGCAGATGCCCAGGAGGCCCTCCATGTACCCCCCTCAGCAGGGAGAACTCTTCTACCCCCCTGAGCCCAGGGCACCTCCATCAGCCCTGCAGTATGAGGCCTCCCAGAACGCCCCAG GTAACCCCCCCTACCCCTACCAGCCCTCTCAGTACCCACCCCAGCCTCGCTACGTCCGGAACCCCCCTCCCACCAACGACCCGGCCTTGCCCCCCTACCCCGGCACCTACCCCCAGGAGCGCCAGTGTCCCCCTCAGCCCTCGAGTTCCCACTTCTCCAATGCTAACCCCCAAGGGTTTGCGCCTCCTCCGCATTATGACGGCCGTCGACACCCCGCCtacccccctccaccaccacactcctATCCCCACCGGGAGGACCCCTCCATGCCTGCGGACGAGGCCTCCAGAGAAAGATACCTTCCTGAGGGTTACCACCCCTCTGGCCCCCACCCCAGCCACATGAGGCCCTACACCCCCAGG GAGTCTTACAACCGGCCCCAGCCCACTCCCAGTCTGGACTACTTGCACCGCCGACGCCAGGAGATCATGGCCCAGCTGGAAGATGGGAAGCAGGTCACTCCCCCACCCTTCGCCCCCTCGCCTACTCTGCCACACCACTACGAGTCCAACTACACACAGGAG CAACAGCAGTACTTGGAAAACTCACAAGCGTTTTCAAAGTACCGCGAGCCAGACTACGCTAGCCAGTActctccttggtcatgtgacacTATCGGCTCCTACATTGGCAGCAAGGAGGGGAAGTCCAGAGACAGTATGGAGAGGATG AACGCTGAGGGGAAAGGTGTGGAAGGCAGGCGCAGGGCTGCCGAGGCCAGAGATGACGACCCTATCATCCCCTTCGGCTCTCTGCCCACCGTGTCACGCTTCGGGGTGATCTCCCGCACCCCCAAGACGGGCTACTTGACTGCCGGGCCAGGGCAGGCCATGACCCTCTCACAGGGGACCAATGGACCCAAACACGGCGCTGCAACAGGTACAGGGAGAACTCGCACACCTTTTGGGTTTTGCTCTGTTCGCTGCATTTCGCAGAGTCTGACTGGCTCTTGTTGTCCCCCTGCAGGGTGGGGTGCTGCCGGGTACAGCCAGCCCTCTCAGGCCCACCTCAGTGAACGGCCAGTCAAGGAGAGGGAGCAGCTGACGATGGAGCTCCAGCAGGTCAATCAGCAGATCAACAAGCAGACTGCCCAGGCGGACCATCCCAGCCCGGAGGAGTGGTCGTCAGGGAGCGTCTCCAGCCAACAGCTGAGCCTGGAGCTCCACCATGTAGAGAGGGAGATCGGCAAGAGGACCCGCCAGATAGCcctg GAGCACCTTGTGAGTCATGATGGGAATGGGGCGTATAAGCTGAAGCCCACTGAGAACGGGCAGAGAGCAGAGCACTCGTTGGTCCTCAG TGAGGGCTGTAACGGTCCCAGTGGTGTGCTGCAGGACGGCAGTGTGTCCAGCGGTGGTTTGTCCTGCCTTACCAGCAAGACCTCGTCCCTCAGCCTGTCTGCAGACCCCATCGCTGGGGGCACTGACCGAAAGACCAACGGCGTGGTCCACCTGTGCTCCTAG